In the Lates calcarifer isolate ASB-BC8 linkage group LG24, TLL_Latcal_v3, whole genome shotgun sequence genome, one interval contains:
- the si:ch73-174h16.4 gene encoding leucine-rich repeat-containing protein 14, which yields MVLSLVSLCAKEVVSDHSSSPCWLRWVPRELYRPLLEAAFTSCRPLAVGELVQRWPERALRVGGRRKPGQTAPNRLCIQALLLAVVRGLSDRRCALQILDLCGLQGDEGGMGDPMGGWSLTVALCTMVVQARGGAQRAQRRDGERERKRFSALEREKDIKRERGQWRRGKEPNGDEASNDRERMALSGVLGEEEMIKGIRRRMEIERKRDGTLAGSAGIKKENEERDLGSDVLVHVRADLFVNARSWERARVALNTAGPLKLQCRYLRVEEISVSSIRTLLDLLPRQGLQGIDVRYSSLGVAGLAELLPLLSAFPALNSLRLHYCNLDFRRDHPGQEEALRDLSQGLAQLQELRRLSLTALRLPGQLRVLLSSLPQPLEIVELPYLSLSPADLAYLSCSHHASTLQQLDLSENRLDENTLPSIRRLLSQASSSLQHLSLSGCGLNDSLMALLLPSLGGCWALKSLALALNPLSMSGLMDLVRMAAQMPSLRQLLYPNPLEDYQPGLPDRPSSAQLLDWPLDETTDINMTSSQLNRVLIDSGRTDLFLTCDLLNYDKDLVD from the exons atggtGCTTTCCTTGGTGAGCCTCTGTGCCAAGGAGGTGGTGAGTGACCACAGCTCGTCGCCGTGCTGGCTGAGGTGGGTGCCCAGGGAGCTCTACAGACCGCTGCTGGAGGCCGCCTTCACCAGCTGCAGACCGCTGGCTGTGGGTGAGCTGGTGCAGAGATGGCCCGAACGCGCCCTGCGTGTCGGTGGACGGAGGAAACCGGGACAGACTGCGCCAAATCGACTCTGCATCCAGGCTTTGTTACTTGCAGTTGTCAGAGGACTGTCGGACCGAAG ATGTGCCCTGCAAATACTGGATCTCTGTGGGCTCCAGGGAGATGAAGGAGGGATGGGAGACCCGATGGGAGGCTGGTCTCTGACTGTAGCTCTCTGCACCATGGTTGTTCAGGCCAGAGGTGGAGCACAGAGGgcacagaggagagatggagagagggagaggaaaagattCTCAGccttggagagagagaaggatataaaaagagagaggggacaGTGGAGGAGGGGAAAAGAGCCTAATGGCGATGAGGCAAgcaatgacagagagaggatggcATTGTCGGGAGTTCTGGGTGAAGAGGAGATGATTAAGGGaatcaggaggaggatggagatagagaggaaaagagatggCACATTGGCAGGTTCAGCAGGcatcaaaaaggaaaatgagGAAAGAGATCTAGGAAGTGACGTGTTGGTGCATGTGAGAGCTGACCTGTTTGTCAATGCTCGATCTTGGGAACGTGCCCGTGTGGCTCTCAACACTGCAGGACCCCTTAAGCTTCAATGCAGATACCTACGCGTGGAGGAAATCTCTGTGTCGAGCATCAGGACTCTGCTTGACCTCCTGCCTCGCCAGGGACTCCAGGGCATCGACGTTCGCTACAGCAGCCTCGGGGTGGCTGGCTTGGctgagctgctgcctctgctctccGCCTTCCCTGCGCTGAACTCTCTCCGGCTGCACTATTGTAACTTGGACTTTCGCCGAGACCACCCCGGCCAAGAGGAGGCACTGAGGGACTTGTCACAGGGTTTGGCACAGCTACAAGAACTGCGACGCCTCAGCCTCACTGCACTGCGCCTGCCAGGACAGCTTCGTGTGCTGCTCAG CTCACTGCCTCAGCCTCTGGAGATCGTGGAGCTTCCATATTTGAGCCTGAGTCCGGCTGATCTTGCCTATCTGTCCTGCAGCCACCATGCCTCCacgctgcagcagctggatcTAAGTGAGAACCGTCTGGATGAAAACACTCTGCCCTCCATTCGCCGCCTCCTCTCCCAGGCTTCTAGCAGCCTGCAGCACCTCTCTCTGAGCGGCTGTGGCCTAAATGACAGCCTAATGGCGCTCCTGCTGCCCTCACTGGGAGGCTGCTGGGCCCTCAAGAGCTTGGCTTTAGCCCTGAACCCGCTCTCCATGTCTGGTCTCATGGACCTGGTGAGGATGGCTGCTCAGATGCCATCCCTCCGTCAGCTGCTGTACCCCAACCCCCTGGAGGACTACCAGCCGGGCCTCCCTGACCGGCCCTCCAGTGCTCAGCTCTTAGACTGGCCTTTGGACGAAACCACAGACATCAACATGACCAGCAGCCAGCTCAACAGGGTTTTAATAGACAGCGGACGCACTGACCTCTTTCTGACCTGCGACCTGCTCAACTATGATAAAGACTTGGTAGATTAG